One genomic region from Evansella sp. LMS18 encodes:
- the moaC gene encoding cyclic pyranopterin monophosphate synthase MoaC, whose amino-acid sequence MSDFTHFNDQGRAKMVDISDKQETVRTAVAKSSIQVNKEIYEGIEQGTMKKGDVLAVAQVAGVMAAKNTSQWIPMCHPLSLSGVDILFHWEVSEDLYKLHIECSVKTKGSTGVEMEALTAASATALTIYDMCKAVDKGMVIGETYLTEKTGGKNGDYKRD is encoded by the coding sequence ATGAGTGATTTTACACATTTTAATGACCAGGGCAGAGCGAAGATGGTAGATATTTCGGACAAGCAGGAAACTGTCAGAACGGCTGTCGCTAAAAGCAGTATTCAGGTCAATAAGGAAATTTATGAAGGTATAGAGCAAGGGACGATGAAAAAGGGCGATGTATTGGCAGTAGCACAGGTTGCAGGTGTTATGGCTGCTAAAAACACGTCTCAATGGATACCAATGTGCCATCCGCTTTCTTTATCAGGAGTCGATATACTCTTCCACTGGGAAGTAAGTGAAGATTTGTACAAGCTCCATATCGAATGCAGTGTGAAAACAAAAGGGAGCACAGGGGTGGAGATGGAGGCTTTGACAGCTGCCTCGGCCACGGCTCTGACAATATATGATATGTGTAAAGCGGTCGACAAAGGCATGGTCATCGGAGAAACCTATCTGACGGAAAAGACCGGCGGAAAAAACGGGGACTATAAAAGAGACTAA
- a CDS encoding redox-sensing transcriptional repressor Rex, translating into MNIDQTKIPQATAKRLPLYYRFLESLQSSGKHRVSSSELSEAVKVDSATIRRDFSYFGALGKKGYGYNVNYLLSFFRKTLDQDAVTKVALVGVGNLGTALLNYNFSKSNNTRIVMAFDVDENKVGQEIASVPIHHMDELAERMNNEVEVAILTVPANAAQSITDKLVAADVKGILNFTPARISVPEDVRIHHIDLAVELQSLIYFLKHYPL; encoded by the coding sequence ATGAATATTGATCAGACTAAGATACCACAGGCAACTGCTAAAAGGCTGCCATTGTATTATCGTTTTCTGGAAAGTCTTCAGTCTTCCGGAAAACACAGGGTCTCTTCATCTGAGTTAAGTGAAGCAGTAAAAGTGGATTCAGCCACGATAAGAAGGGATTTTTCTTACTTTGGAGCCCTGGGGAAAAAAGGGTACGGCTACAATGTAAATTACTTATTGTCCTTCTTCAGGAAAACACTGGACCAGGATGCGGTAACCAAGGTTGCCCTTGTTGGTGTAGGCAACCTGGGAACTGCTTTATTGAACTATAATTTTTCAAAAAGCAATAATACAAGAATCGTAATGGCGTTCGATGTGGATGAAAATAAGGTAGGCCAGGAAATTGCAAGCGTTCCCATTCACCATATGGACGAGCTGGCGGAACGGATGAACAATGAAGTGGAAGTGGCAATTCTTACTGTTCCGGCCAATGCGGCCCAGAGCATAACCGACAAACTTGTGGCTGCTGATGTAAAAGGTATTCTTAACTTCACACCGGCAAGGATTTCTGTGCCGGAAGATGTGCGGATTCATCATATTGATCTTGCAGTGGAGCTGCAGTCGCTCATATACTTCTTAAAGCATTATCCATTGTGA
- a CDS encoding HNH endonuclease — MAKTGTCELCGREEVELTIHHLTPKQHGGALLPVAELCRPCHKQIHALYTNQELAVRLQTIERLKDDEKIKKYVKWVQKQDAAKRVKVKKAKERKNRR, encoded by the coding sequence TTGGCGAAAACAGGGACATGTGAATTATGCGGCCGTGAAGAAGTGGAACTTACCATACATCATTTGACTCCAAAGCAGCATGGAGGAGCTCTCCTTCCTGTCGCCGAGCTTTGCAGGCCATGCCATAAACAGATTCATGCTCTTTATACCAACCAGGAATTGGCTGTCCGGCTGCAGACAATCGAAAGACTGAAAGATGATGAGAAGATTAAGAAATATGTGAAGTGGGTCCAGAAGCAGGATGCCGCAAAAAGAGTGAAAGTGAAGAAAGCAAAGGAAAGGAAGAACAGGCGTTAA
- a CDS encoding MDR family MFS transporter, with amino-acid sequence MSKVPQKWLVVITVLLGTFTIILNNSMLNPAVPHLMEVFNADAVAAGWVITIFMVTMGVTMPVTGYLGDRFGKKQLYMAGLALFVIGSLLGSVSWDLPSLILFRGLQGIGGGMMMPTAMALIFEVFPKKERGLATGIYGIAAMMAPTIGPTLGGVIIELGSWQWLFLCNIPTGVLGLVFSQIYLKQTARASNLTFDLSGFIAVTLGVGAMLLALGRVSELAHLQDPMNISLLILGLIALMLFVKIENGKEQPLLDLSIFKVPAYTYSVLVASVSSISLFGGIFLIPLLIQGVYGYGAIITGLTFLPSALLTGIFMTVGGRILDRQGPSLIVTSGLTIIAVATMFLGFLSMETALWVIFALNAIRGIGMGLSTMPATTTGMNAIPEKFISRGSAMNNVLRQMSSALGIVFFSIYFEVRRSQIVSANGLSLPEASLQAINEGFIVMGVLAFLAVPLGILLGREYKKQAKKEQEAVSGKLGD; translated from the coding sequence TTGAGTAAAGTGCCACAGAAATGGCTCGTGGTTATCACCGTTCTTTTAGGGACATTCACAATTATTCTGAATAACAGTATGCTGAACCCTGCTGTCCCTCACTTAATGGAAGTTTTCAATGCAGATGCGGTAGCGGCAGGATGGGTAATCACTATTTTCATGGTCACGATGGGAGTGACCATGCCTGTAACAGGATATTTAGGAGACAGGTTCGGCAAGAAACAGCTCTACATGGCCGGGCTGGCTCTCTTTGTAATTGGTTCCCTCCTCGGTTCTGTTTCATGGGATCTGCCTTCATTGATATTGTTCCGCGGCCTTCAGGGGATTGGCGGGGGAATGATGATGCCGACTGCAATGGCGCTCATTTTCGAAGTTTTTCCTAAGAAGGAAAGAGGACTTGCGACTGGGATATACGGGATAGCGGCCATGATGGCTCCCACCATCGGCCCAACGCTCGGGGGAGTCATCATAGAGCTTGGCTCCTGGCAGTGGCTGTTTCTCTGCAATATTCCAACCGGCGTGCTGGGGCTTGTCTTCTCCCAGATTTATTTAAAGCAAACGGCAAGGGCTTCGAACCTTACATTCGATTTATCAGGATTTATTGCCGTAACTTTAGGTGTAGGCGCTATGCTCCTGGCTCTCGGCAGGGTTTCCGAGCTGGCGCACCTGCAGGATCCCATGAATATAAGTTTACTTATCCTCGGACTCATTGCTTTAATGCTTTTTGTGAAAATCGAAAATGGAAAAGAACAGCCGCTGCTCGATTTATCCATATTTAAAGTACCGGCGTATACTTACAGCGTGCTCGTTGCCAGTGTCAGTTCCATAAGCCTGTTCGGCGGAATCTTTCTCATCCCGCTGCTGATACAGGGAGTTTACGGTTATGGAGCAATTATTACGGGGCTTACTTTTCTCCCCTCGGCGCTTCTGACAGGAATTTTTATGACAGTTGGCGGGAGAATACTCGACAGGCAGGGACCGTCACTTATTGTTACTTCCGGCCTTACAATTATAGCAGTGGCAACGATGTTCCTCGGCTTCCTCTCTATGGAGACTGCCCTCTGGGTAATTTTCGCATTGAACGCCATAAGAGGTATCGGGATGGGCCTTAGTACTATGCCTGCTACGACTACCGGAATGAATGCTATACCTGAAAAATTCATTTCGAGGGGTTCGGCAATGAATAATGTACTCCGGCAGATGAGTTCCGCCCTCGGAATCGTGTTCTTCTCGATTTATTTTGAAGTGAGGCGGTCGCAAATAGTGAGTGCCAATGGGCTTAGTCTTCCTGAAGCAAGCCTCCAGGCAATCAATGAAGGATTTATTGTCATGGGTGTTCTCGCATTTCTAGCCGTGCCACTCGGCATCCTCCTTGGCAGGGAATACAAGAAACAGGCTAAGAAGGAGCAGGAGGCTGTGAGTGGAAAGCTGGGTGACTAA
- a CDS encoding YdiK family protein, translating to MRRSPRFYGYLYFLLATFFLIFAIQQNNRTEGWDVLTIILMAVAAIDYLIAFKHFGAAKRQKKNNNRKSS from the coding sequence ATGAGAAGATCACCTAGATTTTACGGATATCTCTATTTCTTACTGGCTACTTTTTTTCTTATTTTCGCCATCCAGCAGAATAACCGTACAGAAGGCTGGGACGTTTTAACAATTATTTTAATGGCCGTTGCAGCAATCGATTATTTAATTGCGTTTAAACATTTCGGCGCTGCTAAAAGGCAGAAGAAGAATAATAACAGGAAAAGTTCATAA
- a CDS encoding CPBP family intramembrane glutamic endopeptidase: MSKKYWLILISFIVMQLSTSLVALLLIQFGFQGTEAELLGTAILITFSIGFVVIGLLALKAKPDEEFIRNRTSGGQTIVWIIAGIFMAYAAQIVAGMIEMYVFGIEPGSENTQVIVDWANAVPLLIIVVAVLVPIMEEIVFRMVIFGSLYKRFGFWIAALLSGFIFAVVHMDFEHLLVYLAMGIVFAWLYVKTKRIIVPIMAHVGINSFVMLVQVIFGEQLQDLIEQMEEMEAMIQAIIGGLF, from the coding sequence TTGTCGAAAAAGTACTGGCTAATTTTAATAAGTTTCATTGTTATGCAGCTTTCCACTTCGCTTGTTGCACTGCTCCTTATTCAGTTTGGTTTCCAAGGCACAGAAGCAGAGCTTCTTGGGACAGCTATATTGATAACATTTTCTATTGGGTTTGTTGTCATTGGGTTACTGGCATTAAAAGCAAAACCTGACGAAGAGTTCATTCGGAACAGGACGAGTGGAGGACAAACAATCGTCTGGATCATCGCAGGTATTTTCATGGCTTACGCAGCTCAAATTGTCGCCGGCATGATCGAGATGTATGTATTCGGCATTGAACCTGGTTCTGAAAATACACAGGTAATAGTGGACTGGGCAAATGCCGTTCCTCTCCTTATTATTGTTGTAGCGGTCCTCGTGCCAATCATGGAAGAGATCGTTTTCCGGATGGTTATATTCGGAAGCTTATATAAGCGGTTTGGTTTTTGGATAGCAGCCTTGCTGAGTGGTTTTATCTTCGCCGTTGTTCATATGGACTTTGAGCACTTGCTCGTATATCTTGCAATGGGTATAGTGTTTGCCTGGCTCTATGTGAAAACAAAAAGAATTATTGTTCCTATTATGGCCCATGTTGGTATCAACTCCTTCGTCATGCTTGTTCAGGTCATATTCGGAGAGCAGCTCCAGGATCTTATTGAGCAGATGGAAGAAATGGAAGCTATGATTCAAGCTATAATTGGAGGATTGTTTTAA
- the groES gene encoding co-chaperone GroES has product MLKPLGDRIVIELVEQEEKTASGIVLPDSAKEKPQEGKVVAVGTGRVTENGERVALEVKDGDAVIFSKYAGTEVKYEGKEYLILRESDVLAVIG; this is encoded by the coding sequence TTGTTAAAACCATTAGGCGATCGTATTGTCATTGAGTTAGTGGAGCAAGAAGAAAAAACAGCTAGCGGAATCGTACTTCCTGATTCTGCAAAGGAAAAGCCGCAGGAAGGGAAAGTTGTAGCTGTAGGTACTGGACGCGTAACTGAAAACGGTGAGCGTGTGGCACTTGAGGTGAAAGATGGAGATGCTGTTATCTTCTCCAAGTATGCTGGTACAGAAGTGAAATATGAAGGCAAGGAATATCTGATCCTTCGTGAAAGCGACGTACTTGCTGTTATTGGCTAA
- the groL gene encoding chaperonin GroEL (60 kDa chaperone family; promotes refolding of misfolded polypeptides especially under stressful conditions; forms two stacked rings of heptamers to form a barrel-shaped 14mer; ends can be capped by GroES; misfolded proteins enter the barrel where they are refolded when GroES binds), protein MAKEIKFSEDARRSMKRGVDALADAVKVTLGPKGRNVVLEKKFGSPLITNDGVTIAKEIELEDNFENMGAKLVSEVASKTNDIAGDGTTTATVLAQAMISEGLKNVTSGANPMGIRRGIEKATQTAVEELQKISKPIEGKDSIAQVAAISADNEEVGKLIAEAMERVGNDGVITVEESKGFTTELEVVEGMQFDRGYASPYMVTDSEKMEAVLEDPYILITDKKIGNIQEVLPVLEQVVQQGKPILIIAEDVEGEALATLVVNKLRGTFNAVAVKAPGFGDRRKAMLEDIGTLTGGEVITEDLGLDLKSANITQLGRASKVVVTKDNTTIVDGAGDAAEISNRVNQIKAQLEETTSDFDKEKLQERLAKLAGGVAVVKVGAATETEMKERKLRIEDALNSTRAAVEEGIVSGGGTALVNVVNAVKAIDAEGDVATGINIVLRSLEEPVRQIAHNAGLEGSIIVERLKNEQVGIGFNAATGEYVNMVEAGIVDPTKVTRSALQNAASVAAMFLTTEAVVADLPEEAGAGGGMPDMGGMGGMGGMM, encoded by the coding sequence ATGGCTAAAGAAATCAAATTCAGCGAAGACGCGCGCCGTTCCATGAAGCGCGGTGTTGACGCATTAGCAGATGCTGTAAAAGTAACTTTAGGACCAAAAGGACGTAACGTGGTTCTTGAGAAGAAATTTGGATCTCCATTAATCACAAACGATGGTGTAACTATCGCGAAAGAAATCGAGCTTGAAGACAACTTCGAAAATATGGGTGCTAAGCTTGTATCAGAAGTTGCAAGCAAGACGAACGATATCGCTGGTGACGGTACTACTACTGCAACTGTGCTGGCACAGGCTATGATCTCTGAAGGTCTTAAAAACGTAACTTCCGGTGCTAACCCAATGGGTATCCGCCGTGGTATCGAAAAAGCTACTCAGACAGCTGTAGAAGAGCTTCAGAAAATCTCCAAGCCAATCGAAGGAAAAGATTCTATCGCTCAGGTTGCTGCTATCTCCGCTGACAACGAAGAAGTTGGAAAGCTTATTGCAGAAGCTATGGAACGCGTTGGAAACGACGGAGTTATCACTGTTGAGGAGTCCAAAGGTTTCACTACTGAACTTGAAGTAGTGGAAGGTATGCAGTTTGACCGTGGATATGCTTCTCCATACATGGTTACTGACTCTGAGAAAATGGAAGCGGTTCTTGAAGATCCGTATATCCTGATCACAGATAAGAAAATCGGCAACATCCAGGAAGTACTTCCTGTACTTGAGCAGGTAGTACAGCAAGGTAAGCCAATCCTTATCATCGCTGAAGATGTTGAAGGTGAAGCTCTTGCAACACTAGTAGTTAACAAGCTTCGCGGAACATTCAACGCTGTAGCTGTTAAAGCTCCAGGATTCGGTGACCGCCGTAAAGCTATGCTTGAAGATATCGGTACACTGACTGGCGGTGAAGTGATCACTGAAGATTTAGGCTTAGACCTTAAATCTGCAAACATCACTCAGTTAGGCCGTGCTTCTAAAGTTGTTGTTACAAAAGACAACACTACAATCGTAGACGGAGCTGGAGATGCAGCTGAAATCTCTAACCGTGTAAACCAGATTAAAGCACAATTAGAAGAAACTACTTCTGATTTCGATAAAGAAAAACTTCAGGAGCGCCTTGCTAAACTTGCCGGCGGTGTAGCGGTAGTTAAAGTTGGTGCAGCTACTGAAACAGAAATGAAAGAGCGCAAACTACGTATCGAAGACGCACTTAACTCTACTCGCGCAGCTGTAGAGGAAGGTATCGTATCCGGTGGTGGAACAGCTCTGGTTAACGTAGTTAACGCTGTTAAAGCTATCGACGCTGAAGGCGACGTTGCTACTGGTATTAACATCGTTCTTCGTTCCCTTGAGGAGCCTGTACGCCAGATTGCACACAATGCTGGCCTTGAAGGATCAATCATCGTTGAGCGCCTGAAGAACGAACAAGTTGGAATTGGATTCAACGCAGCTACTGGCGAATATGTAAATATGGTCGAAGCTGGAATCGTTGACCCAACTAAAGTAACTCGTTCTGCACTTCAAAACGCAGCATCCGTAGCAGCTATGTTCCTGACTACTGAAGCTGTAGTAGCTGACCTGCCAGAAGAAGCTGGCGCAGGCGGCGGAATGCCTGACATGGGCGGCATGGGCGGAATGGGCGGAATGATGTAA
- a CDS encoding NADH-dependent flavin oxidoreductase, which translates to MSSKYNPLFEDFTFKSGVRLENRILMAPMTNFASEENGVVSDEELVYYKERSSGVGAVVTAVAYVIRGGKGFVNQIGADSDDKIPGLKRLADTIKGEGAKAILQIFHAGRMAPPELLEDGQSVSASAVAAPRPGLVTPRELTESEIEEIIQAFGDAARRAIQAGFDGVEIHGANTYLIQQFFSPHSNRRTDKWGGTLEKRMAFPLAVIDSVKAAVKEHAKDPFVIGYRISPEEMENPGIIMDDTLQFVDTLAEQELDYLSISVQDFWQGSIRDEQDKESRILLIHERVGNKIPLIGVGSLYTPEDVKKAFDTGVPLLALGRELIIEPTWVQKVEAGETDTIATSLTKDDQERLKVPDVLWSTIMKTPGWFPVED; encoded by the coding sequence ATGAGTTCAAAATACAATCCTTTATTTGAGGATTTTACTTTTAAAAGTGGTGTGCGTTTAGAGAATCGAATTCTGATGGCTCCAATGACTAATTTTGCATCTGAAGAAAATGGTGTAGTGAGTGATGAGGAGCTGGTTTATTATAAAGAACGTTCAAGTGGTGTGGGTGCAGTTGTAACTGCAGTTGCTTACGTTATCAGAGGCGGCAAAGGTTTTGTCAATCAAATTGGAGCTGACTCTGATGATAAGATACCAGGGCTGAAGCGTCTTGCCGATACGATAAAAGGAGAAGGTGCAAAAGCGATCCTGCAAATTTTTCACGCTGGACGAATGGCTCCTCCTGAGTTGTTAGAGGATGGTCAATCAGTAAGTGCAAGTGCAGTTGCGGCACCGCGCCCTGGGTTAGTCACTCCGAGAGAATTAACTGAGAGTGAAATTGAAGAAATTATTCAAGCTTTTGGGGATGCAGCCAGACGTGCAATACAAGCTGGTTTTGACGGTGTGGAAATCCATGGGGCAAATACGTATTTAATTCAACAGTTTTTCTCTCCTCACTCCAACCGAAGAACAGATAAGTGGGGCGGAACACTTGAAAAGCGAATGGCGTTTCCTCTAGCTGTTATTGATTCAGTAAAAGCTGCAGTAAAAGAACATGCAAAGGATCCTTTCGTGATAGGCTATAGAATTTCACCAGAAGAGATGGAAAACCCAGGAATCATTATGGATGATACATTACAGTTTGTTGATACGCTGGCTGAGCAGGAGCTGGACTATTTAAGTATCTCCGTGCAGGATTTTTGGCAAGGCTCTATAAGAGATGAGCAGGATAAAGAGTCCAGAATATTATTAATTCATGAACGAGTTGGAAATAAAATTCCTCTCATTGGTGTAGGCTCCTTGTATACACCAGAAGATGTGAAAAAAGCATTTGATACTGGAGTTCCTTTACTTGCTTTAGGACGTGAACTCATCATCGAACCAACATGGGTCCAGAAAGTGGAAGCTGGAGAAACCGATACAATCGCCACCTCCTTAACAAAAGATGATCAGGAAAGGTTAAAAGTCCCAGATGTACTTTGGTCCACTATTATGAAAACACCTGGCTGGTTTCCAGTTGAGGACTAA
- a CDS encoding cation:proton antiporter: protein MINIPIDEPVIIFALAMAIFFITPLLMKKLRVPGIIGPILAGVIIGPHGLHLLERDQTIVLLGTIGLLFIIFIAGLELDIDGFKKYRRRSILFGSLSFSLPFILGTVVGVMFGYSITASILLGSILGSHTLLAYPIASRLGISKNKAVTTAVGGTLLTDTLALLVLAVITGAAAGELSLVFWIKMIISLIVFVFLILWGTPRLSRWFFRNAENEGVTNFTYVMVILFASGFFAMVAGMHPIIGAFLAGLALNRFVFDNGTLMNRIRFLGNALFIPFFLLSVGMLMDLSVLFNNPKAWIITSAIVLSVFIGKAAAPVIISKVYKYSRTERNVVVGLTIPQAAATLASTLVGFEVGLLDQATVNAVIIMILLTCIAGPYFVEKYGRKLALQEEQQPTEKKEGPERILIPLANPQTMESLIDLANLIKDPNSDEQPVYPLTVVQKDIRTAQDEVANAEKMLGHAVMYASGAEIPVRPITRVDRNVSNGILRAVAEERINTVVMEWNAERKANDLFGGIIDRFVDQTTQTVLVTKLGHPIHTTRRIIMIIPYGEDHKPGFFEALERIKMLTGRLSASLLVLVINDSVETYEKYMKKIKPNPPTEIRKIDSWSSIRENYESLLQQDDIVVIMSARKGTIAWHPELEELPKRLAKLKPESFIVYYPAEEEEVDIRGSRGIEVPKEMLRKKDYEEYD, encoded by the coding sequence TTGATTAATATACCAATAGATGAACCAGTTATTATATTTGCATTGGCAATGGCAATTTTCTTTATAACTCCATTATTAATGAAAAAATTAAGAGTACCGGGCATTATTGGTCCGATATTAGCAGGGGTTATTATTGGTCCCCATGGCTTACATCTTTTAGAAAGAGATCAAACCATTGTATTATTAGGGACCATAGGATTGCTGTTTATCATATTTATTGCAGGATTAGAGTTGGATATTGATGGCTTCAAAAAATATCGAAGGAGAAGTATCCTGTTTGGTTCCCTGTCGTTTAGCCTTCCGTTTATTTTAGGGACAGTCGTTGGTGTTATGTTTGGCTATAGTATAACAGCCTCCATACTCCTGGGATCAATACTTGGTTCTCATACTTTACTGGCTTATCCTATTGCAAGCAGATTGGGGATTTCCAAAAACAAGGCGGTAACAACTGCAGTTGGAGGGACACTTCTTACCGATACTTTGGCCTTGTTAGTTTTAGCTGTTATCACAGGTGCTGCAGCAGGGGAATTGTCACTTGTGTTCTGGATAAAAATGATCATATCACTTATTGTTTTTGTTTTTTTAATACTTTGGGGAACACCGAGACTTTCAAGGTGGTTTTTTAGAAATGCAGAAAATGAGGGTGTAACTAATTTTACTTATGTCATGGTTATTCTTTTCGCTTCCGGCTTCTTTGCAATGGTTGCCGGTATGCACCCAATAATCGGGGCATTCCTGGCGGGCCTGGCCCTGAATCGTTTTGTTTTTGATAACGGTACATTAATGAATCGTATCCGTTTTCTTGGGAATGCGTTATTCATACCATTCTTTTTGTTATCTGTAGGAATGTTAATGGATCTAAGTGTGTTATTTAACAACCCAAAAGCGTGGATTATCACTTCAGCCATTGTTCTTTCAGTATTCATAGGAAAAGCAGCCGCTCCTGTAATTATTAGTAAGGTTTATAAATATTCCAGGACAGAACGTAATGTAGTCGTTGGTTTAACCATACCGCAGGCAGCAGCAACACTAGCTTCTACATTAGTTGGTTTTGAAGTTGGTTTGCTGGATCAGGCAACCGTTAACGCAGTAATCATAATGATTTTATTAACATGTATCGCCGGACCCTACTTTGTTGAGAAATATGGCAGAAAACTGGCGCTGCAGGAGGAGCAGCAACCTACTGAGAAAAAGGAAGGACCTGAGCGTATCCTTATTCCGTTAGCCAATCCACAGACAATGGAATCATTAATAGATCTTGCCAACTTGATTAAAGATCCCAATTCGGATGAACAACCTGTATACCCCTTGACAGTAGTACAAAAAGATATAAGAACTGCACAAGATGAGGTGGCAAATGCGGAAAAGATGTTGGGGCATGCGGTTATGTATGCCTCAGGTGCGGAGATTCCCGTACGTCCCATAACAAGGGTGGATCGAAATGTATCGAACGGCATATTAAGGGCTGTCGCCGAGGAAAGAATTAACACTGTTGTTATGGAATGGAATGCTGAAAGGAAAGCCAACGATTTATTTGGGGGTATTATTGACCGATTTGTTGATCAGACAACTCAAACCGTATTAGTAACAAAATTAGGTCATCCAATTCATACTACAAGACGGATTATTATGATCATTCCATATGGCGAGGATCACAAGCCTGGATTTTTCGAAGCGTTAGAACGGATAAAAATGCTGACGGGCCGGTTAAGTGCCTCCTTATTAGTTTTAGTAATTAATGATTCTGTAGAAACATATGAAAAATATATGAAGAAAATCAAGCCCAATCCTCCTACTGAGATTAGGAAAATAGATAGTTGGTCTTCCATAAGAGAGAATTATGAATCTTTGTTACAACAAGATGATATTGTGGTCATTATGAGTGCAAGAAAAGGTACGATTGCCTGGCATCCGGAGCTTGAGGAATTACCAAAAAGGCTGGCAAAATTAAAACCCGAAAGTTTCATCGTTTATTATCCAGCAGAAGAAGAGGAAGTTGATATCAGAGGCTCCAGGGGTATAGAAGTCCCCAAAGAAATGCTGCGCAAAAAAGATTACGAGGAATATGATTAA
- the nhaC gene encoding Na+/H+ antiporter NhaC: MIKLRGWEALLIIAIILSVIGVSLIHYGAHPHVPIFIVIIFIIGYGFIKRVPWSALEEGMIKGVKSGIIPIMIFMLIGVLIAVWMESGTIPTLIAYSLHIVSTDYFLPSVFIATAVVGISLGSAFTTVSTIGVAFMAVGSILGIPLPMVAGAVISGALVGDKLSPLSDTTNLASSVAKSDLFEHIRHMLWVGIPAFTISLILFIIIGRTNTTVQPERMEEMLTSLQETAIVHPFALLPAVCIIIMAIMKKSAIPTMIIGITAGLVTSILLRGDIIIADWMHLIQNGYISGAANEDLANILDRGGIQSMMWAVSLLLLALSMGGLLSVLGVIERLIELIQGAVKTTGRLVLSTVLSGIGINASLGEQYMSIILTGEAFQKRYKEMGFTGKQLSKVLESGGTVINPLIPYGVSGVFMSSVLGVPVLSYLPFVFFCLLCPLITIVYGFTGVSFSKNNIESVERKAA, translated from the coding sequence ATGATCAAATTAAGAGGTTGGGAAGCCCTCCTTATTATCGCTATTATTTTAAGTGTAATTGGTGTTTCGTTAATTCATTACGGTGCACATCCGCATGTTCCGATTTTCATAGTAATTATTTTTATTATTGGATATGGATTTATAAAACGTGTCCCATGGTCTGCTTTAGAAGAGGGAATGATTAAAGGGGTAAAATCAGGTATCATACCAATCATGATTTTCATGTTAATCGGGGTGCTTATCGCCGTCTGGATGGAATCGGGAACGATTCCTACGTTGATAGCGTATAGTTTGCATATTGTTTCAACTGACTATTTCTTACCCAGTGTCTTCATCGCAACGGCTGTTGTTGGGATATCACTAGGCAGCGCATTCACAACAGTCTCTACAATCGGAGTTGCGTTTATGGCGGTAGGCAGTATTCTGGGCATTCCTTTACCGATGGTAGCAGGAGCCGTTATTTCCGGTGCTTTAGTGGGTGATAAATTGTCTCCATTATCCGATACCACAAATCTTGCATCTTCTGTCGCCAAATCCGATTTATTTGAACATATTCGTCATATGTTATGGGTTGGAATCCCTGCTTTTACAATCTCCCTTATCTTATTTATTATCATTGGGCGGACAAACACGACTGTTCAACCTGAAAGAATGGAGGAAATGCTTACTTCCTTACAGGAAACGGCTATTGTTCATCCGTTTGCACTGCTGCCAGCTGTATGTATTATCATTATGGCCATCATGAAAAAGTCAGCTATACCAACAATGATTATTGGTATTACAGCAGGTCTGGTAACATCTATCCTTCTGCGAGGAGATATAATAATAGCAGACTGGATGCATCTCATTCAAAACGGCTATATTTCAGGGGCGGCAAATGAAGATTTGGCAAATATTCTTGACCGTGGTGGAATCCAAAGCATGATGTGGGCTGTATCCCTTCTATTATTAGCACTAAGTATGGGAGGCTTATTGTCTGTTCTTGGCGTGATTGAGAGATTAATTGAATTGATACAAGGAGCAGTCAAAACAACAGGAAGACTTGTGCTTTCTACCGTTTTATCAGGAATTGGTATTAATGCAAGTCTTGGAGAACAATATATGTCTATTATTTTGACAGGGGAAGCATTTCAGAAGCGCTATAAAGAAATGGGGTTCACGGGTAAACAACTCTCAAAAGTGTTAGAGTCAGGTGGAACGGTTATTAACCCGTTAATCCCTTATGGGGTAAGCGGCGTATTTATGTCGAGTGTTCTCGGAGTACCAGTTCTTTCTTACTTACCCTTTGTATTTTTCTGCTTGCTTTGTCCATTGATTACAATTGTTTATGGATTTACTGGCGTGAGCTTCTCTAAGAATAATATTGAGAGTGTTGAAAGAAAAGCGGCTTAA